One genomic window of Fusarium fujikuroi IMI 58289 draft genome, chromosome FFUJ_chr01 includes the following:
- a CDS encoding probable pleiotropic regulator 1 (PLRG1) — protein METPEAPQDALRLNALAAQNANVSRTVYAHASERSATKRQKLDDASEDPVIKRRFRNEYSDVETLPPSITAKLPTKQPGKKTSKAGVPARPAMKLLEGAPSSGKASAPTARDGSTPQNMSLTSRGVQGLQQQKPEWHAPWKLMRVISGHLGWVRSLAVEPGNKWFASGAGDRTIKIWDLATGSLRLTLTGHISTVRGLAVSPRHPYLFSCGEDKMVKCWDLETNKVIRHYHGHLSGVYTLALHPTLDVLVTGGRDGVARVWDMRTRSNIHVLSGHTQTVSDLVCQEADPQVITGSLDSTVRLWDLAAGKTMGVLTHHKKGVRALATHPSEFTFASGSTGSVKQWKCPEGAFMQNFEGHNAIINTMSVNEQNVFFTGGDNGSMSFWDWKTGHRFQSLDTTAQPGSLDAEAGIMSSTFDRSGLRLICGEADKTIKIWKQDETATEESHPLEWKPTLARRKF, from the exons ATGGAGACGCCAGAAGCGCCTCAAGATGCTCTTCGACTCAATGCCCTCGCCGCACAAAATGCGAACGTCTCGAGAACAGTATACGCCCATGCATCCGAGCGATCGGCTACAAAGCGCCAGAAGCTAGACGACGCGTCCGAGGACCCCGTCATCAAGAGACGGTTCCGCAACGAATACTCAGATGTCGAGACTTTACCGCCATCAATTACTGCGAAGCTTCCAACGAAACAGCCTGGGAAGAAGACTTCTAAGGCCGGTGTGCCTGCTCGCCCAGCGATGAAACTCCTCGAGGGTGCGCCTAGCTCGGGCAAGGCATCTGCTCCTACTGCCAGGGACGGAAGTACGCCACAGAACATGAGTCTTACGTCGAGAGGAGTGCAAGGCCTTCAGCAGCAGAAGCCAGAATGGCACGCGCCGTGGAAGTTAATGAGGGTCATTTCTGGTCATCTCGGCTGGGTGCGTAGTCTGGCTGTTGAACCCGGCAACAAATGGTTTGCAAGCGGTGCAGGGGATCGAACTATCAAGATTTGGGACTTAGCCACGGGCTCGCTGAGGTTGACTCTTACTGGACATATCAGTACTGTGCGCGGCCTCGCAGTGTCCCCTCGTCATCCTTATCTCTTCTCTTGTGGCGAAGACAAGATGGTTAAGTGCTGGGATCTCGAGACTAACAAAGTCATTCGTCATTACCACGGACATCTCAGTGGTGTCTATACTCTTGCCCTACATCCAACCCTCGATGTTCTGGTCACTGGTGGTCGCGATGGCGTTGCCCGTGTCTGGGATATGCGGACCAGAAGTAACATTCACGTCCTGTCTGGCCACACCCAGACGGTTTCCGATCTTGTTTGTCAAGAGGCTGACCCTCAAGTCATCACCGGATCCTTAGATTCGACAGTCCGACTCTGGGATCTCGCAGCTGGCAAGACCATGGGTGTACTAACTCATCACAAGAAAGGTGTTCGTGCTCTAGCAACACATCCGTCAGAGTTCACATTTGCTAGTGGCAGCACAGGGAGTGTCAAGCAATGGAAGTGCCCTGAAGGCGCTTTCATGCAGAACTTCGAGGGCCACAATGCTATTATTAACACGATGAGTGTGAACGAGCAAAATGTCTTCTTTACAGGAG GCGATAATGGCTCCATGAGCTTTTGGGATTGGAAGACTGGCCATCGATTCCAATCTCTTGATACCACAGCTCAACCCGGCTCTCTCGATGCCGAGGCAGGTATCATGAGCTCAACGTTCGATCGCTCTGGCCTACGACTGATCTGTGGAGAAGCTGATAAAACAA TCAAAATCTGGAAGCAAGACGAAACAGCAACAGAAGAATCACACCCCCTCGAATGGAAGCCCACACTGGCCCGACGAAAGTTTTAA
- a CDS encoding prolyl-tRNA synthetase family protein codes for MIGKRIACLGGPLIQRGSWGIQLRALSVTSLAKADSQRSTLSTIWVPTGGITANEDEFGHGKLVRGGFLRQAHSGIFQLLPLGLRVQDKIEKLIDKHMHSVGQYDASNLAHVIKTLSTGASRLSLSTISSEELWRKSDRLESVAPELFRLKDRKDTPLILSPTHEEEITILVAGIVNSYKDLPIRLYQITRKYRDERRPRHGLLRSREFLMKDLYTFDLTTLEAVETYRQVSAAYRAFFDELKLPYLVAEASSGDMGGDLSHEYHLPSSVGEDTVVNCDSCGYTANDEVAALRPRFPSYDGSESPPASHFRVWRGISKDRKTLINAWYPRPSGTSAESGLNLHAVKSAVPELDATIEDPLPLWGVSLESGTTKVINVVDGRLEPVFERVRDQLPLLPKDLQPCQVEYSTIGSTASGGGLNLARITDGDACPRCEDGALKIHRALECGHTFQLGTRYSVPLDACVTLPRSGIPATAAEEGLVPGSRIPLQMGCHGVGVSRIFGAVAEILADEQGLNWPRAIAPFEVAIIPTPDLAEDSLRIYDLLAAGDNSRNSLDVVLDDRQRSFVWKMKDADIVGFPVLVILGRSYKEDGTCEVQCRRLSIKETVKPDALPTFISNLLDQL; via the exons ATGATTGGAAAAAGAATTGCTTGTTTAGGTGGTCCTCTTATCCAAAGGGGCTCATGGGGTATCCAGCTGCGCGCCTTGTCAGTCACAAGTCTAGCAAAAGCCGACTCGCAACGGTCTACCCTGTCGACAATATGGGTGCCAACTGGGGGTATAACTGCTAATGAAGATGAGT TTGGTCACGGAAAACTCGTTCGCGGTGGTTTCCTCCGCCAG GCTCACTCTGGTAtttttcagcttcttcctctagGTCTCCGTGTTCAGGACAAGATAGAAAAGTTGATTGATAAACATATGCACTCAGTTGGTCAGTACGATGCCAGCAACTTAGCACATGTCATTAAAACGTTATCCACAGGCGCATCAAGGTTATCTCTGTCAACTATTTCATCAGAAGAACTGTGGCGAAAGAGTGATCGTCTTGAATCTGTTGCACCGGAG CTTTTTCGACTCAAAGATCGTAAAGATACTCCGCTGATATTGTCGCCCACGCATGAGGAGGAAATCACCATACTTGTCGCCGGAATCGTCAATTCATACAAGGACCTCCCTATTCGACTTTACCAGATCA CCCGAAAATACCGCGATGAGCGTCGCCCTCGCCACGGTCTTCTGCGCTCACGGGAGTTCCTCATGAAGGATCTCTACACTTTCGACCTCACAACACTTGAGGCTGTGGAGACATATCGTCAGGTGTCTGCAGCATACCGCGCCTTCTTTGATGAGCTAAAACTCCCATATCTTGTGGCCGAGGCAAGCTCTGGTGATATGGGCGGTGACTTGAGCCATGAATATCACTTGCCAAGTTCTGTCGGAGAAGATACCGTGGTAAATTGTGACTCTTGTGGATATACTGCTAACGACGAAGTCGCTGCTCTCCGACCCCGCTTTCCGTCATATGATGGTTCGGAGAGCCCTCCGGCGTCTCACTTTCGTGTTTGGCGAGGTATCTCCAAGGACCGAAAAACCTTGATCAATGCTTGGTATCCTAGACCATCAGGGACCTCTGCAGAAAGTGGTCTCAATCTTCATGCCGTCAAATCAGCTGTCCCTGAGCTGGACGCCACCATTGAGGATCCTTTGCCACTTTGGGGAGTATCATTGGAGAGCGGAACGACAAAAGTCAtcaatgttgttgatggaagaCTTGAACCGGTGTTTGAAAGGGTTCGCGATCAGCTACCGTTGTTACCCAAAGATCTTCAACCATGCCAAGTTGAGTATTCAACAATTGGCAGTACAGCCTCTGGTGGCGGGCTGAATTTGGCACGTATCACTGATGGCGATGCCTGCCCTCGATGTGAAGATGGCGCATTAAAAATCCATCGTGCTTTAGAGTGCGGCCACACATTCCAACTTGGAACTCGATATTCAGTACCACTCGATGCCTGTGTCACTTTACCACGCTCGGGGATTCCGGCGACAGCTGCGGAAGAGGGGCTGGTCCCAGGGAGTCGTATTCCTCTTCAAATGGGCTGTCATGGCGTTGGCGTTTCAAGAAtctttggtgctgttgctgagattCTCGCGGACGAGCAAGGACTAAATTGGCCCCGAGCCATTGCGCCGTTTGAGGTTGCGATCATACCTACACCAGACTTAGCCGAAGACTCTCTGAGAATTTACGACTTGCTTGCCGCTGGCGACAATTCGCGTAATAGCTTGGATGTTGTTCTCGATGATCGCCAGCGATCATTTGTCTGGAAGATGAAAGATGCCGATATAGTAGGGTTTCCTGTCTTGGTTATCCTGGGAAGATCTTACAAAGAGGATGGAACTTGCGAGGTTCAATGCAGACGACTTTCGATCAAGGAAACTGTAAAGCCTGACGCTCTGCCAACATTCATCTCGAACTTATTAGATCAGCTGTGA
- a CDS encoding related to transcription factor TMF, whose translation MTAPGKGSRWGAFLSSAFEGVENRLDNLLDEDQQAAQGYEQQQGMKAAPAPAPSPSPSPKPTASAVAPKPNRANDRLQARLAKAMASRTSQSSPRSSIDTSRSSVDKERPASTEPVVMRQSIEVSEIKPTEPANQVDKPTSSDSPASRSSAEQPATSEGSDSREISEQNFKHDFPTPIIVEPPSEAEPRSAPEQVTDESGIPQKSNSPIPDTRHPVEAPQILDAPVEESQKDQDATQAHAPRSEEIQDYIEQIDSLQAKLQFLSKNAADAARQTAGSAEAGSVDRKLAEKDEKIALLMEEGRKLSTSEQKFRATVRKLRTQIIDNEKQANELKKGKEKALAEVESLRSRINNKEEQEKRNEEVRKASATLQKEIDALKKDKAVMEEAYRRLEQESKAKAEQIQAAHAEALKKALDVEKNKQQELDRSIASLRSEKEALIEKLRLTEVEWQEKLDRALERGRNIEEELKLELRATEGKLEAMRATAEEASAGSGGDIKLIRHIETLQSQYASASENWQGIETSLLTKAASLEKERDEAQRRESEMRKKARDAATRYKRLEDELQDVSPALTVARQELETCREELAALRVQHKSVETALEQARNELEKQQRAASREVSAEAERRQWADDIAISTPRSQSRPDSPLLSVARTFSSDFIGLPVPARQPRRVPTPGSQTESAGDGFFFGRRMSSQPPRPSALSTAGHAIPPPPPFSPFEPPTESPRAVSPPLDRDDGLDDGDPSSPRNVAQDMISVSTVGAGPSVQLVERMSAAIRRLEAEKVAAKEEMARVCSQRDEARSDIVNLMTELETQKVASARVTELEAEVENINSRYQTTLEMLGEKSELVEELKADVQDVKDMYRELVERTVMK comes from the exons ATGACTGCGCCGGGCAAAGGGTCGCGATGGGGAGCGTTCCTCTCTTCGGCCTTCGAAGGCGTCGAGAATCGTCTCGACAACTTACTTGACGAAGACCAACAGGCAGCACAAGGATatgagcagcagcagggaATGAAGGCGGCGCCCGCGCCCGCGCcctcgccatcaccaagccCCAAACCGACTGCATCTG CTGTCGCCCCGAAGCCTAACCGTGCCAATGATCGTCTACAAGCCAGGTTGGCCAAGGCTATGGCCTCGCGAACCTCacaatcttctcctcgcAGCTCCATCGATACTTCCCGTAGTTCGGTTGACAAGGAGCGCCCTGCTAGCACTGAGCCCGTAGTGATGAGACAAAGCATCGAAGTGTCGGAAATCAAGCCAACTGAACCTGCCAACCAAGTGGACAAGCCAACATCTTCTGACAGCCCAGCTTCCCGATCCTCAGCTGAACAACCAGCGACATCTGAGGGAAGCGATAGCAGGGAGATTAGTGAACAAAACTTCAAGCATGATTTCCCTACCCCGATTATCGTTGAGCCGCCTTCTGAGGCCGAACCTCGAAGTGCACCAGAACAAGTTACGGACGAATCCGGCATCCCGCAAAAATCGAATAGTCCAATACCAGATACCAGGCATCCTGTAGAGGCACCACAGATCCTAGATGCTCCAGTTGAAGAGTCACAGAAAGACCAGGACGCCACTCAAGCTCACGCGCCTCGTTCAGAGGAGATTCAAGACTACATTGAGCAAATCGACTCACTACAAGCTAAACTGCAGTTCCTATCTAAAAATGCCGCGGATGCAGCTAGGCAGACTGCAGGTTCTGCTGAAGCGGGTAGTGTAGACCGCAAATTGGCCgaaaaggatgagaagatcgCGCTGCTAATGGAGGAAGGACGAAAGCTTTCAACTTCAGAGCAAAAGTTCCGAGCAACGGTTCGCAAGCTGCGCACCCAGATTATAGACAACGAGAAACAGGCCAATGAACTcaaaaaaggtaaagaaaaagCTCTAGCCGAGGTGGAATCCTTACGTAGTCgaatcaacaacaaggaagagcaagagaagagaaatgagGAAGTGCGAAAAGCGAGCGCTACGCTTCAGAAGGAAATCGACGCCctgaagaaagacaaagctGTCATGGAGGAGGCCTATCGACGTCTGGAGCAAGAATCTaaagccaaggctgagcaAATACAAGCCGCCCACGCTGAGGCATTGAAAAAGGCGCTAgatgttgagaagaacaaaCAGCAGGAACTTGACCGTTCTATCGCATCACTACGGTCAGAAAAGGAGGCATTGATTGAGAAATTGCGCCTGACTGAGGTTGAGTGGCAAGAGAAGTTAGACCGAGCATTAGAACGTGGTCGGAatattgaagaagagctgaaaCTTGAGCTGAGAGCGACTGAGGGCAAACTCGAGGCAATGAGGGCGACGGCCGAGGAGGCCTCTGCAGGATCTGGTGGTGACATCAAGTTGATACGACATATCGAAACCCTCCAATCGCAGTATGCATCGGCCAGCGAGAACTGGCAAGGTATAGAGACCTCACTCCTGACCAAGGCTGCCAGCCTTGAAAAGGAGAGGGACGAGGCACAACGGCGAGAGTCAGAAATGCGGAAGAAAGCTCGTGATGCG GCAACTCGTTATAAGCGACTCGAGGATGAGCTTCAGGACGTCAGTCCAGCTCTCACAGTCGCTCGGCAAGAACTCGAGACATGTCGTGAAGAGCTTGCTGCCCTCAGAGTCCAACACAAGAGCGTGGAGACGGCCCTTGAACAGGCACGCaacgagctcgagaagcaaCAGCGAGCGGCGAGCAGGGAGGTTTCGGCCGAGGCCGAACGAAGGCAATGGGCAGACGATATTGCTATAAGCACACCCCGGTCTCAGAGCCGACCCGATTCCCCATTGCTCTCTGTTGCCCGGACCTTTAGCTCGGACTTCATCGGGCTTCCTGTACCAGCAAGACAGCCTCGTCGAGTACCCACACCGGGAAGCCAAACCGAAAGCGCcggcgatggcttcttctttggacGAAGAATGTCCAGTCAACCTCCTCGCCCTAGTGCTTTGTCCACGGCCGGTCATGCGATACCTCCTCCACCCCCTTTCTCGCCCTTTGAACCACCTACTGAGTCACCACGCGCCGTATCACCGCCACTAGATCGTGATGATGGTCTAGATGACGGTGACCCTTCGTCTCCCCGCAACGTTGCGCAAGACATGATTTCGGTATCAACAGTCGGGGCTGGTCCTTCCGTTCAACTCGTCGAGAGAATGAGCGCGGCAATTCGACGACTGGAAGCCGAGAAGGTGGctgccaaagaagagatGGCTCGTGTATGCAGCCAGCGAGACGAGGCGCGATCTGATATTGTGAACCTGATGACAGAGCTGGAAACACAAAAAGTTGCTTCAGCGCGGGTAACAGAGTTAGAAGCGGAAGTAGAGAACATCAACTCGCGATACCAGACAACATTAGAGATGTTGGGTGAGAAGAGCGAGCTcgttgaggagctcaaggctgaCGTTCAGGACGTCAAGGACATGTATCGCGAGTTGGTGGAACGGACCGTGATGAAGTAA
- a CDS encoding related to origin recognition protein Orc1p, producing MAPINSEENTKRQLSKIPQDLSEDELADVEPSWQWIYNSTLTTERGDGTQSDRKRRKVTGDRIFGARIGQFECRIGDAVMLKADGSNEAWIALICEFVEDDGEGEKAANFMWFSSEKEIRSRDKKRSDYYPNELYISPSWDINPLASINGKAKIMSQDGFLARYPQGKVPRNDPDFGKVFVCRRGCNTRTATYTDEVKTGTKVTRRRRKARSPSPSDDTYHPAQIPQTPTKTGRGSVAATPTSRRSQATPGSRVKRSASKRLEFTPLATRKLSPSQVESSPFQIARSRLHVSSVPTSLPCREGEFSLVYSHLEAAISDGAGNCIYISGTPGTGKTATVREVVSRLEDAVGSDELDDFIFVEINGMKITDPHQSYTLLWEALKGERASPAQALDHLEREFSNPSPRRIPCVVLMDELDQLVTKNQAVMYNFFNWPTLRHSRLIVLAVANTMDLPERTLSNKISSRLGLTRITFPGYNHEQLMKIIQSRLEGVPGNIVDPDAIQFASRKVAAVSGDARRALDICRRAVELAEADAPSDPATPSKRDNQTQPKGSGRVTIATIKKAINEATTNPIQQHLRSLPLMSKLVMAALLLRIRRTGLAETTFGDTLDEIHRACLRAPAALPGVAAVLNNGLKGTQMGSQRPMTRPGHIHTAALELVAAGLVNLEAQRTERSSKLRLSIADDEVKMALRDDGDLKALGIGV from the exons ATGGCCCCCATCAACTCAGAAGAAAATACAAAACGTCAACTGTCCAAAATTCCCCAAGATCTAtctgaggatgagcttgcAGACGTAGAACCATCATGGCAATGGATCTACAACTCTACCCTAACGACCGAACGAGGTGATGGAACACAGAGCGACAGAAAACGAAGAAAAGTGACAGGCGACAGGATTTTCGGGGCAAGGATTGGCCAATTTGAATGCAGAATTGGAGACGCTGTCATGCTCAAAGCCGATGGCTCTAATGAGGCCTGGATCGCCTTGATCTGCGAatttgttgaagacgatggcgaGGGAGAGAAAGCAGCGAACTTTATGTGGTTTTCGAGTGAAAAGGAGATCAGAAGTAGGGATAAGAAACGATCCGATTACTACCCA AATGAACTCTATATCTCTCCATCATGGGATATCAACCCCCTGGCATCAATCAACGGCAAAGCTAAGATCATGTCTCAAGATGGTTTTCTTGCGAGATACCCCCAGGGTAAGGTTCCTCGAAATGATCCAGACTTCGGTAAGGTCTTTGTCTGTCGACGAGGCTGCAATACCCGCACTGCTACATATACAGACGA GGTCAAGACTGGTACAAAAGTCACACGACGTCGCCGAAAGGCTCGGAGTCCATCACCTTCTGATGATACTTATCATCCAGCTCAAATCCCGCAGACGCCAACCAAAACAGGACGGGGATCAGTAGCTGCTACGCCAACTTCACGAAGGAGCCAAGCCACACCAGGCTCTCGTGTCAAAAG GAGTGCAAGCAAGAGACTTGAGTTTACGCCTTTGGCCACACGCAAACTGTCGCCCAGTCAAGTTGAATCTTCACCTTTCCAGATAGCACGATCTCGCCTGCATGTCTCCTCGGTCCCAACCAGTCTTCCTTGTCGGGAAGGAGAATTTTCTTTGGTTTATTCCCATCTCGAAGCAGCTATTTCGGACGGCGCAGGTAACTGTATTTACATTTCTGGAACACCCGGAACAGGAAAAACAGCGACGGTCCGCGAGGTCGTCTCCAGGCTCGAAGACGCTGTAGGCTCTGATGAGCTGGACGATTTCATATTCGTGGAGATCAATGGTATGAAGATTACGGACCCTCACCAATCCTATACTCTTCTCTGGGAAGCCCTTAAAGGGGAGAGAGCTAGTCCAGCGCAGGCTCTTGATCATCTGGAACGAGAGTTCAGCAACCCCAGCCCTCGCCGAATTCCTTGTGTTGTGCTCATGGATGAGCTTGACCAACTAGTCACCAAGAATCAAGCCGTCATGTATaacttcttcaactggccCACTTTACGACATAGCCGTCTTATTGTACTTGCAGTTGCCAACACTATGGATCTTCCCGAGAGAACCCTCAGCAATAAGATCAGCAGTCGACTAG GTCTAACACGTATCACGTTCCCTGGTTACAATCACGAACAACTGATGAAGATCATTCAGTCACGACTAGAAGGAGTCCCTGGGAATATCGTAGATCCTGACGCTATACAGTTCGCCAGCCGAAAGGTAGCCGCAGTCAGTGGTGACGCTCGGAGAGCCCTTGACATCTGCCGCCGAGCTGTAGAGCTCGCCGAGGCCGACGCTCCTAGTGATCCTGCAACTCCAAGCAAGCGAGACAATCAAACGCAACCCAAAGGTTCAGGTCGTGTTACTATTGCGACAATCAAGAAAGCCATCAACGAGGCAACCACTAATCCCATTCAACAACACCTTCGAAGCTTGCCTTTGATGTCCAAGCTTGTCATGGCAGCTCTTTTGCTGCGTATTCGAAGAACAGGTCTTGCCGAGACAACCTTCGGGGATACCCTCGATGAGATACACCGTGCCTGCCTTCGAGCCCCAGCAGCACTTCCAGGTGTAGCAGCAGTTCTCAATAATGGCCTGAAAGGAACGCAGATGGGAAGTCAGCGCCCAATGACCAGACCCGGTCACATTCACACAGCGGCGCTCGAATTAGTAGCAGCCGGCCTGGTTAACCTTGAAGCTCAGCGCACAGAGAGGTCCAGTAAGCTCCGTCTTTCTATTGCAGACGATGAAGTAAAAATGGCACTCCGTGATGACGGAGACCTTAAGGCGTTGGGTATCGGTGTATAA
- a CDS encoding probable prefoldin subunit 5 has protein sequence MAGRQETINLDTLEPQQLAQVKKQLDEELEHLTTSFAQLHAAQNKFKDCLQCVKSRAAAPEGSNSVLVPLTNSLYVRGELTDADTVLVDVGTGFLVEKKLKSAEKFYESKVEELGNNLKDLEVIVQRKQTNARTIEEVLRQKIMAGQGQADQQA, from the exons ATGGctggaagacaagaaaccA TCAACCTCGATACGCTAGAGCCCCAGCAGCTTGCCCaagtcaagaagcagcttgatgaAGAGCTCGAGCACTTGACGACGTCGTTCGCACAACTCCATGCCGCCCAGAACAAGTTTAAAGACTGCCTCCAATGCGTTAAAAGCCGTGCTGCCGCTCCCGAAG GTTCCAACTCTGTACTGGTTCCTCTCACCAACTCACTCTACGTTCGTGGTGAACTCACAGATGCCGATACTGTGTTGGTGGATGTAGGCACTGGATTCTTGGTTGAAAAG AAACTCAAGTCGGCCGAAAAGTTCTACGAGagcaaggttgaggagctgGGAAATAACCTGAAAGATCTCGAGGTCATTGTCCAACGGAAGCAGACAAATGCACGAACGATTGAAGAAG TTTTGAGGCAAAAGATCATGGCTGGCCAAGGGCAAGCGGATCAACAGGCGTGA
- a CDS encoding related to 26s proteasome subunit p28, whose protein sequence is MDTDDKFPLHAAAREGRVTAFEGLLKSDPKLSQRKDNDGRYPIHWAASSNNLDIVQLLANQRSFDADVQDESGWSPLMISASVPEGEAVVKLIMSKDADVNLKNSAGQTALHFVASKKNLDIARVLIDNGASTRVRDRRGQYPIHRAAAVGSVPMVTLLLKNRSPLNLADNEGFTPLHHAIAEGHGDTAVALLKEGADFTLKNSADELALDLAPDKEVRRYVLQGAEREGIELPG, encoded by the exons ATGGATACGGATGATAAGTTCCCTCTTCATGCTGCTGCTCGGGAGGGCCGAG TAACTGCTTTTGAAGGGCTTCTCAAG TCCGACCCAAAATTGTCGCAACGAAAGGATAATGATGGTCGATATCCAATACACTGGGCAGCTTCTTCTAACAACTTGGATATCGTCCAGTTGTTAGCTAACCAACGCAGTTTCGATGCTGATGTCCAA GATGAAAGCGGGTGGTCTCCTTTGATGATCTCAGCCAGTGTTCCAGAGGGTGAAGCTGTTGTCAAACTTATCATGTCCAAAGACGCGGACGTGAACCTCAAGA ACTCTGCTGGACAG ACTGCCCTTCACTTTGTCGCCTCCAAGAAGAATCTTGATATTGCCCGTGTTCTTATCGACAACGGCGCGTCGACCCGAGTACGCGATCGCAGGGGCCAGTATCCCATACATcgcgctgctgctgtcggTTCCGTGCCAATGGTGACTCTACTTCTCAAGAATAGAAGTCCGCTAAACCTTGCTGATAATGAGGGATTCACTCCCCTTCACCACGCAATTGCAGAGGGACACG GAGACACTGCTGTTGCTCTCCTCAAAGAAGGCGCTGATTTCACCCTAAAGAACAGCGCGGATGAGCTAGCACTTGATCTGGCACCAGATAAAGAA GTACGCCGATATGTCTTACAAGGTGCAGAGCGTGAGGGTATCGAGTTGCCAGGGTAG